The Thermus sp. LT1-2-5 genomic sequence ACTGGTGGAGCTGGGGGGCAGGTGGTTCGTCCTCAACCTGGCTCCCCATCACGAGACCGCGGCGCGCCTCCTGGGGGCCGGGCGATATTACCTGCTGGAGTGAAGGGGGTGCGGAATGTGGGCGCTAAGGCCCTGGCCCTGGCCTTCGGGGCCACCCTGCCTTGGCCAGGGCTACCCCGGCTAGCCCTGGCGCCAGAAGACCCCAGGGCTCTTTCCTTCGCCACGGGGGAAGGGGTGAGGTGGGAGGGGGAGGACGTGGCCTTGGCCTTGGTGGTGTTACGGACGGGGGTGGGGGAGCTCCCCTTGGACTTTGGCAAGGCCAAGGGAGGGGTGCTGCGGCCCGTGGGGGTTAGGCTTTGAGGGATCCGTTTCCTAGGTGCATTGCTGTTTTCCCAGGTGCTCGAGGACGTAGGAGGCTTTTTCTAGAAGCTTTGAGACGCGGAATACCTTGGCGTCAAATTTTCCCTGCTGGTCGTCGTAGTAGTATACCTGCCAAAGGTGAGCCTGGGTTTTTACGAGCGACCCCGCGTTTAGGGGATCGATGAAGCTGCTTCTATAGTCGCGGATGAGCTCCAAGGAAATATTCCCGGTATACCAATATCGATCGCTTTTCACTTCCAGACATACGGTTTCTCTTCCGTTTTGAACACGAAAATCAAAATCGCTCTTCTCTCCAGGCGACGGGCGCGTGTAGGATAAACCCGACTCTTTAAGCCATCTTTCCGTGTACCTTTCAAAGGCGTGTTGGATATTGGCTTCGCGGTGATCGATATTTCCTTCCCGCGCGAGCTTCTCCAACGTCCTCTTGATCGACAGAACCCCCTCCAGATCTTTGTTTTCCATGTGCAACTGGCAAAGCAGATGTTCCTCTAAGTTGGTGGGGTTTTGGGGAGGCTCCTCCCACACCCATTCTTGGGGCAAGAGCAGGAAAACCCCCTTTGCGCCATCTGGAGATGGCGTTTGATTGAACAAGATCCGTATATTTTTGCCCCCCATTTCCCCCTCAAGAGGGAGTTGGTGGTTTTCCCAAAGCTCCGCAACTTTTTGCCAGATAACAATCTGGATCCCTTTCATGCCTTGCGCAAAGGATATGCCTTTTCCCAGAAAATGTCAACTCGTTCTTGGGTAGATTTCCTTGACGTTCGGTTCCTTCCCGTGAACCTAGGGTTGAAGCGGCGGGAGTTCTGTGAGGCGGTGGGGGAACTCAGGCAGGGAAAGGCCCCGACCAGGTGCAAGCGGGGCAGAAGCTAATAAAGAGTGTCCGGTTCAACAGGTTCAAAGGGATGGCTCCTGCGCCGTGGGTGTGTCTGGCTGGGGTACGAGGGGGTTGCCCAGATAATCTTGCGTATTTTGAGAAAACCATGATAGGATGGCCTCGCCCGAAAGGGCGAAGCTGAAGCTGGTATGCCTCCCCCACCGCTCATGGAGCGGTGGGCTATAAACTTTCTCACGCCCCCGGGCTAAACTGAGGGTGCCCGGAAAGGGGCGGGCCGATTATGGAAAGGGTGGCCATATTTATTGACGGCTCCAACCTCTACAAGGGGTTGGTGCAACACCTGGGCTCGGACTATCGGCTGAACTTTGTGGAGTTCATCACCCTTCTCACCGCTGGGAGGCGGCTTCTTCGCGCCTACTACTACAACGCCCCCCTGCCCCCAGAAGACCCTGCGGCCAAGGCCCACCAAAGCTTCCTCAATTACCTGAAGCGGGTACCCTATGTGGCGGTGCGCCTGGGGCGGCTGGAGCGCCGGGCGGACGGTTTTGTGGAAAAGGGGGTGGACATCCAGATCGCCATTGACATCCTGCGCCTGGCCTACGCCGACGCTTATGACGTGGCGGTTTTGGTTTCGGGGGATGGGGACTTCGCCGAGGTGGTGCGGGTGGTGCAGGACATGGGCAAGCAGGTGGAGAACACCACCTTCCACGCCCTTTCCTCCCACCGCCTGGCCCAGCAGGCGGACCGCTTCTACCCCCTGGACGATTTTCCCTGGGAGAGGCTTAGGGCGCCAAGCCTCCCCCAGGCTCCCGAGGGCGGGGAGGGCTAGAGGAGCTCCTCGGGGCGGAAGAAGAGGGCGATCTCCCTTTGGGCGTCCTCCGGGGTGGCCGAGCCGTGGATCACGTTCTCGTCGATGGTGGTGGCGTAGTCCCCGCGGATGGTGCCCGGGAGGGCGTCTTTGGGGTGGGTGGCCCCCATCATCTTGCGCACCTCGGCGATGGCGTTGGGGCCTTCCAGGACCATGGCCACCACCGGCCCTGAGGTGATGAAGCCCACCAGGCCGGGAAAGAAGGGCTTTTCCCGGTGTTCGGCGTAGTGCTTTTCCGCCAGTTCCTGGGAGAGCTTGAGGGCCTTTAGCCCCACGATGCGGAAGCCCTTGCGCTCAAACCGGGCGAGGATTTCCCCCACCAGGCCGCGCCGGAAGCCGTCGGGTTTGATCATGACGAAGGTGCGCTCCATACCCCTAGGAGTCTACCAGGTCCTCAGGGGCCTTTGAAGTAGCCCAAGAGGATGTAACCCACCACCAGGATCCAAAGGGCGATGAGGAGCACGTCCCGCCAGCCGATGCGGGGGCGTTTTTCCGGTTCTAAGACCTGGGTGGGGAGCTCGTCGGGCTCCTCCCCCAGTTTTAGGCGCACCGGGGCCCCCCGGGCGGCCTCGAGGGGCAGGGCGTAGGGCCGGTTCCCAGCGGGGAGCTCCTCCGGCACCCGCACCACGATGGCGCTCACGTTGTCGGGACCGCCCCACTCGTTGGCCAGGGCCACCAGGCGCTGGGCGGCCTCCTGGGGAGGGAAGGTCTTGAGGACTTCCTTCAGGGTGCGCTCGTCCAGCACCCCGGAAAGCCCATCGGTGCAAAGGAGAAACACGTCTCCTGGCTCCAGCTTGAGCCCCAGGAGGTCCACCCGGGCCTGGGGGAAGGAACCCAGGGCGTTGGTGATCACGTTGCGCCAGCGGTGGGTCCGGGCCTCCTCGGGGGTGAGGAGGCCTTGGCGCACCCTTTCCGCCACCCAGGAGTGGTCCTCGGTGAGGAGGGAGAGCTCCCCTTGGCGGAGGAGGTAGGCCCTCGAGTCCCCCACGTGGGCGATGAGGGCGTAGGGGAGGTCCAGGACCAAGCAGGTGGCGGTGGTGCCCATGCCCCGGTTCTCCGGGCGCTGGGCCTCGTGGAAGATGCGCTCGTTGGCCCGCTCAAAGGCCTCCAGGAGCGCTTTGGGGGAGGGTTCCTTGTCCTTCAGGTGCTCCAGGATGGTTTCCACCGCCAGCCTGGCCGCCACCTCCCCGGTGCGG encodes the following:
- a CDS encoding NYN domain-containing protein, whose protein sequence is MERVAIFIDGSNLYKGLVQHLGSDYRLNFVEFITLLTAGRRLLRAYYYNAPLPPEDPAAKAHQSFLNYLKRVPYVAVRLGRLERRADGFVEKGVDIQIAIDILRLAYADAYDVAVLVSGDGDFAEVVRVVQDMGKQVENTTFHALSSHRLAQQADRFYPLDDFPWERLRAPSLPQAPEGGEG
- the ndk gene encoding nucleoside-diphosphate kinase, which translates into the protein MERTFVMIKPDGFRRGLVGEILARFERKGFRIVGLKALKLSQELAEKHYAEHREKPFFPGLVGFITSGPVVAMVLEGPNAIAEVRKMMGATHPKDALPGTIRGDYATTIDENVIHGSATPEDAQREIALFFRPEELL
- a CDS encoding PP2C family serine/threonine-protein phosphatase — encoded protein: MPELSFALETHPGRKRPKNEDAVGHALTPWGGAFVVADGMGGHRTGEVAARLAVETILEHLKDKEPSPKALLEAFERANERIFHEAQRPENRGMGTTATCLVLDLPYALIAHVGDSRAYLLRQGELSLLTEDHSWVAERVRQGLLTPEEARTHRWRNVITNALGSFPQARVDLLGLKLEPGDVFLLCTDGLSGVLDERTLKEVLKTFPPQEAAQRLVALANEWGGPDNVSAIVVRVPEELPAGNRPYALPLEAARGAPVRLKLGEEPDELPTQVLEPEKRPRIGWRDVLLIALWILVVGYILLGYFKGP